From the ANME-2 cluster archaeon genome, the window GTTACATAGATATTTTCCAATTTTTATGGTGCCAAGACCTTTTTTGGTATAGCTGTTAAAACCATTATGCACCATATTATTAGCACATGTTGGGCATTGTGGTGGTTTTTTCTTGCGGAAAATCTCAGTTTCTGTATATTCGTATTCATTGCCAAATCCACTGAAAACGTTATGAAAGATTGGGATTTCGGAAACGTTATTAAGGGTGCTGTTTATTGTTGTCATGTTTGATGCAAAGTAATATCATCACTTTATATTACAAAAAAATTATGTATTTATTGTGATGATATTACAACTTTGTATTACATAACTGGATTATGGGACTGTGCCGGATAGAATATTATATTAATATTATTCAACAATTATCGTAAAGGTTAA encodes:
- a CDS encoding ISNCY family transposase, which encodes MTTINSTLNNVSEIPIFHNVFSGFGNEYEYTETEIFRKKKPPQCPTCANNMVHNGFNSYTKKGLGTIKIGKYLCN